The Streptomyces sp. NBC_00224 genome has a window encoding:
- a CDS encoding ROK family protein has translation MAMPNRRTVRDLRRDNRTAVLQRLYFDGPTSRQALGPATGLSSGSISNVVTELAADGLLEDAGVVDSDGGRPRTLLRVTRDSGHLIGVDVGETRVRVELFDLVMSELARAELPLEADGYDVDHIVGLIRDGVAAVLREAALAPERLLGIGVGVPGIVDRSGAEGAVVHGQTIGWDAVPLEALLRTALAAELPPGVRLFVENGAKTLGQAEMWFGGGRGAQDAVVVLFGSGVGACIVSDGQIYGGAHSSAAEWGHTTVHVRGRRCRCGAPGCLEAYAGAEALVARWREAGAALPDGIAEEVAVSALVAAAYPEAAEGRAETDASTGKDGSRPAHDPVARAVLDETAEYLGAGLSDLINLYNPERILIGGWAGLQLGPYILESVRAHATAYALRHPAERVTIELGRLGPDAVTVGAATLPLADFFARGGRRAPADAAPAVPEQPGWRASVEERAAR, from the coding sequence ATGGCCATGCCGAACAGACGAACCGTTCGTGACCTGCGGCGGGACAACCGGACCGCGGTATTGCAACGGTTGTATTTCGACGGCCCGACGAGCCGTCAGGCGCTCGGCCCCGCCACCGGGTTGAGTTCAGGTTCCATCAGCAACGTGGTCACCGAGCTCGCCGCCGACGGGCTCCTGGAGGACGCCGGCGTCGTCGACTCGGACGGCGGCAGACCGCGCACCCTGCTCCGGGTCACCCGCGACAGCGGCCACCTCATCGGGGTGGACGTCGGCGAGACGCGTGTGCGCGTCGAGCTCTTCGACCTGGTGATGAGCGAACTGGCGCGCGCGGAGCTGCCGTTGGAGGCGGACGGCTACGACGTGGACCACATCGTCGGACTCATCCGCGACGGGGTGGCCGCCGTGCTGCGCGAGGCCGCCCTGGCGCCCGAGCGCCTGCTCGGGATCGGCGTCGGGGTCCCGGGCATCGTCGACCGCAGCGGCGCCGAGGGCGCCGTGGTGCACGGGCAGACCATCGGCTGGGACGCGGTCCCGCTGGAGGCCCTGCTGCGCACCGCGCTCGCGGCCGAACTCCCGCCGGGCGTCCGCCTCTTCGTGGAGAACGGCGCCAAGACGCTCGGCCAGGCCGAGATGTGGTTCGGCGGCGGACGCGGTGCCCAGGACGCGGTGGTCGTGCTGTTCGGCTCGGGCGTCGGCGCGTGCATCGTCTCCGACGGGCAGATCTACGGGGGCGCGCACAGCAGCGCCGCGGAGTGGGGCCACACCACGGTCCACGTACGCGGCCGCCGCTGCCGGTGCGGCGCACCGGGCTGCCTGGAGGCGTACGCGGGAGCCGAAGCCCTGGTCGCGCGCTGGCGCGAGGCGGGCGCCGCCCTGCCGGACGGCATCGCGGAGGAGGTGGCGGTGTCGGCGCTGGTGGCGGCGGCTTATCCGGAGGCGGCGGAGGGCAGAGCGGAGACGGACGCTTCTACCGGAAAGGACGGAAGCCGACCCGCCCACGACCCCGTCGCGCGGGCCGTGCTCGACGAGACCGCCGAGTATCTCGGCGCCGGGCTCTCCGACCTCATCAACCTCTACAACCCCGAGCGCATCCTCATCGGCGGCTGGGCGGGCCTCCAACTCGGCCCGTACATCCTGGAGTCGGTGCGCGCGCACGCCACCGCGTACGCCCTGCGGCACCCCGCCGAGCGCGTCACCATCGAGCTCGGGCGGCTCGGCCCGGACGCGGTCACGGTCGGCGCCGCGACCCTGCCGCTGGCCGACTTCTTCGCACGCGGCGGCCGCCGCGCACCGGCCGACGCGGCGCCCGCCGTCCCCGAGCAGCCCGGCTGGCGGGCCTCGGTCGAGGAGCGCGCCGCACGCTGA
- a CDS encoding SufS family cysteine desulfurase → MTIPDLTRQVSSVPVTGLPSMPQQAAAPEQPAVPAQPSAPEQPGLPQRPSVPGAYSAETARQDFPILHRTVNGRPLVWLDNGATTQKPRQVIEALGAYYSAANSNIHRGAHTMAREATEAYEAGRAAVAGFLGAPDPDSIVFVRGTTEAINLVAQSWGRDNLGPGDDILVPVLEHHSNIVPWQMIAKETRARVVPVPLTPEGEIDQSAYADLLSSRTQLVALSHASNVLGTVPPVKEMTALAHRYGAKVLVDGAQAVAHFPVDVQDLDADFYAFSGHKLFAPTGIGALYVKPEVLAGMRPWQGGGNMIDSVDFGLTTFAPVPHLMEAGTGNIGGVVGLAAALDWLGSFDRDAVTAYEEGLMAYAQQAMATVPGLELVGAAPERIAVLTFTLAGQDPAGVADWLDRDGIAVRAGHHCAQPALAHYGLESAARASLALYNTSEEVDQLVASLRQLQLASG, encoded by the coding sequence ATGACTATTCCTGACCTCACGCGACAGGTGTCGTCGGTACCGGTCACTGGACTGCCGTCGATGCCCCAGCAGGCCGCCGCGCCCGAGCAGCCGGCCGTCCCCGCACAGCCGAGCGCACCCGAGCAGCCGGGGCTCCCCCAGCGGCCCTCGGTGCCGGGTGCCTACTCGGCCGAGACGGCCCGCCAGGACTTCCCGATCCTGCACCGCACGGTCAACGGCCGCCCGCTGGTCTGGCTGGACAACGGGGCGACGACGCAGAAGCCCCGCCAGGTCATCGAGGCGCTCGGCGCGTACTACAGCGCCGCCAACTCCAACATCCACCGGGGCGCGCACACCATGGCGCGCGAGGCCACCGAGGCGTACGAGGCGGGGCGCGCGGCGGTCGCCGGGTTCCTGGGGGCGCCGGACCCCGACAGCATCGTGTTCGTGCGCGGCACCACGGAGGCGATCAACCTGGTCGCCCAGAGCTGGGGCCGGGACAACCTCGGGCCCGGCGACGACATCCTCGTACCGGTCCTCGAACACCACTCCAACATCGTCCCCTGGCAGATGATCGCCAAGGAGACCCGGGCCCGGGTGGTGCCGGTTCCGCTGACGCCCGAGGGGGAGATCGACCAGTCCGCGTACGCGGACCTGCTCTCCTCGCGGACCCAGCTGGTCGCGCTCAGCCACGCCTCCAACGTCCTGGGCACCGTCCCGCCGGTGAAGGAGATGACCGCGCTCGCCCATCGGTACGGGGCGAAGGTGCTGGTGGACGGGGCACAGGCGGTCGCCCACTTCCCGGTCGACGTGCAGGACCTGGACGCGGACTTCTACGCGTTCTCCGGGCACAAGCTGTTCGCCCCGACCGGCATCGGCGCCCTCTACGTCAAGCCGGAGGTCCTGGCGGGCATGCGGCCCTGGCAGGGCGGCGGCAACATGATCGACTCGGTGGACTTCGGCCTCACCACCTTCGCGCCCGTCCCGCACCTCATGGAGGCCGGCACCGGCAACATCGGCGGTGTGGTGGGGCTCGCGGCCGCGCTGGACTGGCTGGGCTCCTTCGACCGCGACGCCGTCACGGCGTACGAGGAGGGGCTGATGGCCTACGCCCAGCAGGCCATGGCCACGGTGCCCGGTCTGGAGCTGGTGGGCGCCGCACCCGAGAGGATCGCGGTGCTGACGTTCACGCTGGCGGGCCAGGACCCGGCGGGCGTCGCCGACTGGCTGGACCGCGACGGCATCGCCGTCCGCGCGGGCCACCACTGCGCGCAGCCCGCACTCGCCCACTACGGACTGGAGTCGGCGGCCCGGGCCTCGCTGGCGCTCTACAACACGTCGGAGGAGGTGGACCAGCTGGTGGCGTCGCTGCGGCAGCTGCAACTGGCGTCCGGCTGA
- a CDS encoding sugar ABC transporter substrate-binding protein, with protein sequence MRRLRAAAAFATVTALAATASACGGGSDTGGSGGNDSPKSLTYWASNQGPSIEADKKILTAELRKFEQRTGIKVKLEVVPWSDLLNRILAATTSGQGPDVLNIGNTWSASLQATGALLPWDRAAFDAIGGRARFADSAVAAAGAPGKDPAAVPLYSLSYALYYNKKMFADAGIAKPPATWDELVADGKRLSKDGKWALGAEGANLANNIHQVFVLGKQHGADFFDSAGKPTFTSEGAVAAVKQYVDFMAKDKIVAPGSAEYAQNQSLRDFSTGRTAMVLWQAAASTFAAQGMKPEDWGVAPVPVPAGTPDAAKNVNSMVAGINISVFKNTHNRDGALQFVKFMTSDEEQRILNKTYGSIPPVKAAQQDPAFGAPDTSVLRETLLRSAAPLPQVPEESQFETAVGTAVKDLWADAAAGRAVTTESVEAALAKAQQQMPK encoded by the coding sequence ATGCGCAGACTCCGAGCCGCGGCTGCCTTCGCGACCGTCACCGCTCTCGCCGCCACCGCGAGCGCCTGCGGCGGCGGCTCCGACACGGGAGGATCGGGCGGCAACGACTCCCCGAAGTCCCTGACGTACTGGGCGTCCAACCAGGGTCCGAGCATCGAGGCGGACAAGAAGATCCTGACCGCCGAGCTCAGGAAGTTCGAGCAGCGGACCGGGATCAAGGTCAAGCTGGAGGTCGTCCCCTGGTCCGACCTGCTCAACCGCATCCTCGCCGCCACCACGTCCGGCCAGGGACCCGACGTACTGAACATCGGCAACACCTGGTCCGCCTCGCTCCAGGCCACCGGTGCGCTCCTGCCGTGGGACCGGGCGGCGTTCGACGCGATAGGCGGGCGGGCCCGGTTCGCGGACTCCGCGGTCGCCGCGGCCGGCGCCCCGGGCAAGGACCCGGCGGCCGTCCCGCTGTACTCGCTGTCGTACGCGCTCTACTACAACAAGAAGATGTTCGCCGACGCGGGGATAGCGAAGCCGCCCGCGACCTGGGACGAGCTCGTCGCGGACGGCAAGCGGCTCTCCAAGGACGGCAAGTGGGCGCTCGGCGCCGAGGGCGCCAACCTCGCCAACAACATCCACCAGGTGTTCGTCCTGGGCAAGCAGCACGGCGCGGACTTCTTCGACTCCGCCGGAAAACCCACCTTCACCTCGGAGGGCGCGGTCGCCGCCGTGAAGCAGTACGTCGACTTCATGGCCAAGGACAAGATCGTCGCGCCGGGCAGCGCCGAGTACGCCCAGAACCAGTCGCTGCGCGACTTCTCGACCGGCAGGACCGCCATGGTGCTCTGGCAGGCCGCCGCCTCCACCTTCGCCGCGCAGGGCATGAAGCCCGAGGACTGGGGCGTCGCACCGGTGCCCGTCCCGGCCGGGACCCCGGACGCGGCCAAGAACGTCAACTCGATGGTCGCGGGCATCAACATCTCCGTCTTCAAGAACACCCACAACCGCGATGGCGCCCTCCAGTTCGTGAAGTTCATGACCAGCGACGAGGAACAGCGGATCCTCAACAAGACGTACGGTTCGATCCCGCCGGTCAAGGCCGCACAGCAGGACCCCGCCTTCGGCGCCCCCGACACCTCGGTGCTCAGGGAGACGCTGCTCAGGAGCGCCGCCCCGCTGCCGCAGGTCCCCGAGGAGTCCCAGTTCGAGACCGCCGTGGGCACCGCCGTCAAGGACCTGTGGGCCGACGCGGCGGCGGGCCGCGCGGTCACCACCGAGTCCGTCGAGGCGGCCCTCGCCAAGGCCCAGCAGCAGATGCCGAAGTGA
- a CDS encoding family 2B encapsulin nanocompartment shell protein: protein MNDRMTLSPDAARQLATATKTTPQMRGITPRYLLRALPWVDVESGVYRVNRRRTFVLGDDRITTYTDNDGANRVVPGDLREMPYLRDADDALLTELAGAFTEVSFESGQVLVQSGDPADRLWVIVRGRAEKRMTGRYGEEALLEVIGDGQFFDLDSWTRSEPMPYRVQALTPGVALVAERSALAALTDRDAGVRASMDDYAAGNHMVPGAEVPVDLSSGHVGEPDLPGTFVDYEDAPREYHMTLAQTVLRVHTRVADLYNGPIDQTRAQSNLTVQALRERQEAALLNHPEFGLFNNVSAGQRVQARTGSPTPDDLDELLAKVWKQPGYFLAHPRAIAAFGRECTRRGVPPVTDTRFGSPLLTWRGVPLLPSDKVRFAGGVGSGTTEILLMRMGEAEQGVVGLRPSSVQDEVEPGLAMRNMGTDQKGITSYLMTAYFNTAVLVEDAVAVLQNVEVSNYHDYS, encoded by the coding sequence GTGAATGACCGGATGACACTCAGCCCGGATGCGGCACGGCAACTCGCGACCGCCACCAAGACCACGCCGCAGATGCGCGGCATCACCCCGCGCTATCTGTTACGCGCGCTGCCCTGGGTGGACGTCGAGTCCGGGGTGTACCGCGTCAACCGGCGCCGCACCTTCGTCCTGGGCGACGACCGGATCACCACGTACACGGACAACGACGGCGCCAACCGCGTCGTACCCGGCGACCTGCGGGAGATGCCGTATCTGCGCGACGCCGACGACGCGCTCCTGACCGAGCTGGCCGGCGCCTTCACCGAGGTCTCCTTCGAGTCCGGGCAGGTCCTGGTGCAGAGCGGCGACCCGGCCGACCGGCTGTGGGTGATCGTGCGCGGCCGCGCCGAGAAGCGCATGACCGGCCGGTACGGCGAGGAGGCGCTGCTCGAAGTCATCGGCGACGGCCAGTTCTTCGACCTCGACAGCTGGACCCGCTCCGAGCCGATGCCGTACCGCGTGCAGGCGCTCACGCCCGGCGTGGCCCTGGTCGCCGAGCGCAGCGCGCTCGCCGCCCTGACCGACCGGGACGCGGGGGTCCGGGCCTCCATGGACGACTACGCCGCCGGGAACCACATGGTGCCGGGCGCCGAGGTGCCGGTGGACCTGTCCTCCGGCCATGTGGGCGAGCCGGATCTGCCGGGGACGTTCGTCGACTACGAGGACGCGCCGCGCGAGTACCACATGACGCTCGCGCAGACCGTGCTGCGCGTCCACACCCGCGTCGCGGACCTCTACAACGGGCCTATCGACCAGACCCGCGCCCAGTCCAACCTCACCGTGCAGGCGCTGCGCGAGCGGCAGGAGGCGGCGCTCCTGAACCACCCGGAGTTCGGCCTGTTCAACAACGTCTCGGCGGGGCAGCGCGTCCAGGCCCGCACCGGCTCGCCCACTCCGGACGACCTCGACGAGCTGCTCGCCAAGGTCTGGAAGCAGCCCGGGTACTTCCTCGCGCACCCCCGGGCGATCGCCGCGTTCGGCCGCGAATGTACCCGGCGGGGCGTGCCCCCGGTCACCGACACCCGGTTCGGCAGCCCGCTGCTCACCTGGCGCGGAGTGCCGCTGCTGCCGTCCGACAAGGTCCGGTTCGCGGGCGGCGTGGGCTCCGGCACCACCGAGATCCTGCTGATGCGGATGGGCGAGGCCGAGCAGGGCGTGGTGGGCCTGCGCCCGTCGAGCGTCCAGGACGAGGTCGAACCCGGTCTGGCGATGCGGAACATGGGCACCGACCAGAAGGGCATCACCTCGTACCTGATGACCGCGTACTTCAACACGGCCGTCCTGGTGGAGGACGCCGTCGCCGTCCTCCAGAACGTCGAGGTGTCCAACTACCATGACTATTCCTGA
- a CDS encoding discoidin domain-containing protein, with amino-acid sequence MHAPPTGSPVSPGPFAHPRRLAAAVAAALVAALLLFVPAPAAHADPPPLSQGRPVTVSSQENGGTPAAAAVDGNDGTRWSSAFLDPQWIQVDLGAPAALGKVVLKWEAAYAKAYRIELSTDGTAWTTAYSTADGAGGTETLNISGTARYVRMYGTARATGYGYSLWEFQVFGSGGSTLPGGGDLGPNVLVFDPSTPDIQGKLDQVFRQQESAQFGTGRYALLFKPGTYNGINANLGFYTSIAGLGLNPDDTTFNGDVTVDAGWFNGNATQNFWRSAENLALNPVSGTDRWAVAQAAPFRRMHVKGGLNLAPNGYGWASGGYIADSRIDGTVGPYSQQQWYTRDSSVGGWTNGVWNMTFSGVRGAPAQSFPNPPYTTLDTTPVSREKPFLYLDGNDYKVFVPAKRTNARDVSWGPGATPGSSVPLSQFYVVKPGATAATINQALAQGLNLLFTPGIYHVDRPIEVTRPDTVVLGLGLATIVPDNGVTAMRVADVDGVRLAGFLIDAGPVNSSVLLQVGPPGASANHAADPTTVQDVFVRIGGAGAGRATTSMEINSNHTVVDHTWLWRADHGSGVGWDTNRADYGLTVNGDDVLATGLFVEHFNKYDVQWNGERGRTIFFQNEKSYDAPNQAAVQNGSVRGFAAYKVADSVTTHEGWGLGSYCYYNVDPTIVQDHGFQVPDRPGVRLHDLLVISLGGQGQYAHVVNDTGAPTSGTSTTPSTLVSYP; translated from the coding sequence ATGCACGCTCCCCCCACCGGTTCGCCGGTGTCCCCCGGACCGTTCGCACACCCTCGGCGGCTCGCCGCGGCCGTGGCCGCCGCCCTGGTGGCCGCGCTGCTCCTGTTCGTCCCCGCGCCCGCCGCCCACGCCGATCCGCCGCCGCTCTCCCAGGGCAGGCCCGTCACCGTGTCCAGCCAGGAGAACGGCGGCACCCCGGCCGCCGCGGCCGTCGACGGGAACGACGGAACCCGCTGGTCGAGCGCGTTCTTGGATCCGCAGTGGATCCAGGTCGACCTCGGCGCCCCGGCCGCGCTCGGCAAGGTGGTCCTCAAGTGGGAGGCGGCGTACGCCAAGGCGTACCGCATCGAGCTCTCCACCGACGGCACCGCCTGGACCACGGCGTACTCCACGGCCGACGGAGCCGGCGGCACCGAGACCCTGAACATCTCGGGCACCGCCCGCTATGTACGGATGTACGGGACGGCCCGCGCCACCGGATACGGGTACTCCCTCTGGGAGTTCCAGGTGTTCGGCAGCGGCGGCTCCACCCTGCCCGGCGGCGGGGACCTGGGCCCCAACGTCCTGGTCTTCGACCCGTCGACCCCCGACATCCAGGGCAAGCTCGACCAGGTGTTCCGGCAGCAGGAGTCGGCGCAGTTCGGCACCGGCCGATACGCCCTTCTGTTCAAGCCCGGAACGTACAACGGCATCAATGCCAACCTCGGCTTCTACACGTCGATAGCGGGGCTCGGGCTCAACCCCGACGACACGACCTTCAACGGCGATGTGACCGTGGACGCGGGCTGGTTCAACGGCAACGCCACCCAGAACTTCTGGCGCTCCGCCGAGAACCTGGCGCTCAACCCGGTCAGCGGCACCGACCGCTGGGCGGTCGCCCAGGCCGCGCCGTTCCGGCGGATGCATGTGAAGGGCGGCCTCAATCTGGCCCCGAACGGCTACGGCTGGGCCAGCGGCGGCTACATCGCGGACAGCAGGATCGACGGCACGGTCGGGCCGTACTCGCAGCAGCAGTGGTACACCCGTGACAGCTCGGTGGGCGGCTGGACCAACGGCGTGTGGAACATGACCTTCTCCGGGGTGCGGGGCGCGCCCGCGCAGAGCTTCCCCAATCCCCCGTACACCACGCTCGACACCACACCGGTCTCGCGCGAGAAGCCGTTCCTCTACCTCGACGGCAACGACTACAAGGTGTTCGTGCCCGCGAAGCGCACCAACGCGCGCGATGTCTCCTGGGGGCCGGGTGCGACGCCGGGCAGTTCCGTCCCGCTCAGCCAGTTCTACGTGGTGAAGCCCGGCGCGACCGCGGCGACCATCAACCAGGCGCTCGCCCAGGGCCTCAACCTGCTGTTCACGCCCGGGATTTACCACGTCGACCGGCCGATCGAGGTCACCCGGCCCGACACGGTGGTCCTGGGCCTCGGGCTCGCCACGATCGTGCCGGACAACGGCGTCACCGCGATGCGGGTCGCCGATGTCGACGGGGTGCGGCTCGCCGGGTTCCTCATCGACGCGGGGCCGGTGAACTCGTCCGTACTGCTCCAGGTCGGGCCGCCCGGGGCGAGCGCGAACCACGCGGCGGACCCGACGACCGTCCAGGACGTGTTCGTCCGGATCGGCGGGGCGGGCGCGGGCCGGGCGACCACCAGCATGGAGATCAACAGCAACCACACCGTCGTCGACCACACCTGGCTGTGGCGCGCCGACCACGGCAGCGGCGTCGGCTGGGACACCAACCGGGCCGACTACGGGCTGACGGTCAACGGCGACGACGTCCTGGCCACGGGCCTGTTCGTCGAGCACTTCAACAAGTACGACGTGCAGTGGAACGGTGAGCGCGGCCGGACGATCTTCTTCCAGAACGAGAAGTCGTACGACGCGCCCAACCAGGCCGCGGTGCAGAACGGGAGTGTGCGCGGGTTCGCCGCGTACAAGGTGGCCGACTCGGTGACCACCCACGAGGGCTGGGGACTGGGCAGCTACTGCTACTACAACGTGGATCCGACGATCGTCCAGGACCACGGCTTCCAGGTGCCGGACCGGCCGGGCGTGCGGCTGCACGACCTGCTGGTGATCTCACTCGGCGGCCAGGGGCAGTACGCGCACGTGGTCAACGACACCGGCGCGCCCACCTCGGGCACCTCGACGACGCCGTCGACGTTGGTCTCGTATCCCTGA
- a CDS encoding two-component system response regulator, with protein sequence MDSSWKILVVDDREDNLFAMESVLRPVGRPIVCARSGDEALKTVLRGGIAVILLDVLMPQMNGLEVVDYLKRLDHTRNLPVILVTGIGRDDDLAARAYHLGVADFLVKPVDQWAVRSKVRVLADLYVENQLLRRRLDSLGAPLPPMPTVPPQAHRPPWRAVRVTDDRY encoded by the coding sequence GTGGACAGTTCGTGGAAGATCCTTGTGGTGGACGACCGCGAGGACAACCTCTTCGCCATGGAGAGTGTGCTGCGTCCCGTGGGCCGCCCGATAGTGTGCGCCCGCAGCGGGGACGAGGCGCTGAAGACCGTGCTGCGCGGCGGCATAGCGGTGATCCTGCTCGATGTGCTGATGCCGCAGATGAACGGCCTCGAAGTGGTCGACTACCTCAAGCGCCTGGACCACACCCGGAACCTGCCGGTCATCCTGGTCACCGGCATCGGCCGCGACGACGACCTCGCGGCCCGTGCCTACCACCTCGGCGTCGCGGACTTCCTGGTGAAGCCGGTGGACCAGTGGGCGGTGCGCTCCAAGGTCCGTGTCCTGGCCGACCTCTACGTCGAGAACCAGCTGCTGCGCCGCCGGCTCGACTCGCTGGGCGCGCCGCTGCCGCCGATGCCGACCGTCCCGCCGCAGGCACATCGCCCGCCGTGGCGGGCGGTGCGGGTGACGGACGACAGATACTGA
- a CDS encoding LAETG motif-containing sortase-dependent surface protein, translating into MTVIRGTGRRRGALLGAAAAGLIGVGLTAVPAQAHNPVWKVTCSAVTVDLTRYSGEAANTVTIKTADGKDLLPTEQFKGEFHKSLKLPAHDKELTLRLIVKAGDGDQYSRDETKTSPVCDTVPPTKPTPSSKPSKPPKSTPTPSAKPSTPAPAPSTSSAAAPAPQPSPNLAETGSSSSTPLVAGMGGAVLVAGGAIVWAARRRRTARH; encoded by the coding sequence GTGACCGTAATCAGAGGAACGGGGCGTCGTCGTGGAGCGCTGTTAGGAGCCGCCGCTGCGGGCCTCATCGGCGTCGGCCTGACCGCGGTGCCCGCGCAGGCCCACAACCCGGTCTGGAAGGTGACCTGCTCGGCCGTCACGGTGGACCTGACCAGGTACTCCGGCGAGGCCGCCAACACGGTGACCATCAAGACGGCGGACGGCAAGGACCTGCTTCCCACCGAGCAGTTCAAGGGCGAGTTCCACAAGAGCCTCAAGCTCCCCGCCCACGACAAGGAGCTCACGCTCCGGCTCATCGTGAAGGCGGGCGACGGGGACCAGTACTCGCGCGACGAGACCAAGACGTCTCCCGTGTGCGACACGGTGCCGCCGACCAAGCCCACCCCCTCGTCCAAGCCGTCCAAGCCGCCGAAGTCGACCCCGACCCCGTCGGCCAAGCCCAGCACGCCCGCCCCCGCGCCCAGCACGTCCTCGGCGGCGGCCCCCGCGCCCCAGCCGAGCCCCAACCTTGCCGAGACCGGCTCGTCGAGCTCCACCCCGCTCGTCGCCGGCATGGGCGGTGCGGTGCTCGTCGCGGGCGGCGCCATCGTCTGGGCCGCGCGCCGGAGGCGCACGGCCAGGCACTGA